A window of Clostridium novyi genomic DNA:
TTTGGACTAAATTATTTTACTGTAACTTATGATATAATATAGAATACTATATTAGTAATAAACATGATTGGATAGTCTATAATGAAGACATAGTTTAATATAAGCTATGTCTTTAATAACATCTAGATAAGGGGGCTTAGAATAACAAATGAGTCATTATCAGATATTAATAAGACTTGGAGTTGCTATTTTAATTGGGATACTTTTAGGATATGAAAGAGAATATAGTAACCAACCAGCAGGGCTTAGGACGCATATTTTAGTTTGTGTAGGTGCCTGTGTTATAACAATGATACAAACAATTGTTGGATTAGAAGTAGGTGGGAAAATCTTAAGTTCTCCAGGGCTATCTACGGCAATGAAATCTGATATGGGAAGATTAGGTGCACAAGTTATTTCGGGAATAGGCTTTTTAGGAGCAGGAACTATAATACATGAAAAAGGCTCTGTAAAAGGATTGACAACTGCTGCAGGAATTTGGACAACCGCATGTATCGGACTTGCTATTGGTTTTGGATATTATTTTTTAAGTATTTCAGCAGCAATAGGAGTTTTTATTATTATAGTATGTATGAAAAAGGTAGAGGTATATTTTTTTGATAGAACAACTCCTATTAATATTGAAATACAGTATGATATGAGTATTGATTTAAATGCTGAATTAGTGGAGTATTTTAAATACAAAAATATTAAAATAGAAAATATAAT
This region includes:
- a CDS encoding MgtC/SapB family protein; the encoded protein is MSHYQILIRLGVAILIGILLGYEREYSNQPAGLRTHILVCVGACVITMIQTIVGLEVGGKILSSPGLSTAMKSDMGRLGAQVISGIGFLGAGTIIHEKGSVKGLTTAAGIWTTACIGLAIGFGYYFLSISAAIGVFIIIVCMKKVEVYFFDRTTPINIEIQYDMSIDLNAELVEYFKYKNIKIENIIYIVEKNQCNKNYRKCIYKLLISRHSNLKRLKKELENNSWIIEANIL